The following proteins are encoded in a genomic region of Oryza brachyantha chromosome 11, ObraRS2, whole genome shotgun sequence:
- the LOC102703529 gene encoding heat shock cognate 70 kDa protein-like: MAATSKSKTKPGTAAAGGRGPAVGIDLGTTYSCVAVRRHNRSEVITNDQGNRLTPSCVAFTAVDRFVGDAAENQAALNPSNTVFEVKRLIGRRFSDESVQEDIKLWPFKVVAGRDDRPAIVVQHEGKVRQFVPEEISAMVLTKLREAAEAYLGEAVKDAVVTVPVYFSNAQRQATLDAGAIAGLNVMRIIHEPSAAAIAYGLDKMPKASGSNAAGGRMVLIFDLGGGTLDVSLLSVGPGVDTFEVKAAAGDTHLGGADFDNEMVKHFIKEFVRKHGVVEGEVMRNQKALRRLRTACERAKRMLSFMPQAGVEVDSLHDGIDLCTKISRSQFEELNKHLFVKCVDAVAKCLRDAGMDKDAVNDVLLVGGSSRIPRVQSMLHEFFQEKKLRQSVNPDEAVAYGAAIQAAALSGGGEADTKNVVLRDIKPLSLGIEVRDDFTMSVVIPRNTFIPTKNVQRYTTFHDNQTKVSIKVFEGEGASTMDNTLLGNFVLAGIPRAPRGVPRIDVTFDIDTNGVLNVYAEDIDTGEKNSITITNHSRDGLNKEEVERMSQEARSYNKRKRVRSLITSGNMVILE, encoded by the exons atGGCAGCAACTTCCAAGTCCAAAACCAAGcccggcaccgccgccgccggcggccgtggcCCGGCGGTCGGCATCGACCTCGGGACGACCTATTCATGCGTGGCCGTGCGGCGGCACAACCGCAGCGAGGTCATCACCAACGACCAGGGCAACCGCCTCACCCCCTCCTGCGTCGCCTTCACCGCCGTCGACCGGTtcgtcggcgacgccgccgagaACCAGGCCGCCCTCAACCCCTCCAACACCGTCTTCG AAGTGAAGCGACTGATCGGCCGCCGTTTCAGTGATGAGTCTGTACAAGAAGATATCAAGCTGTGGCCTTTCAAGGTCGTGGCCGGCCGTGATGACCGGCCGGCGATCGTGGTGCAGCACGAGGGCAAGGTGAGGCAGTTTGTGCCCGAGGAGATCTCCGCCATGGTGCTCACCAAGCTCAGGGAGGCGGCCGAGGCCTACCTCGGCGAGGCGGTCAaggacgccgtcgtcaccgtcccGGTCTACTTCAGCAACGCCCAGCGCCAGGCCAccctcgacgccggcgccatcgccgggcTCAACGTCATGCGCATCATCCACgagccctccgccgccgccatcgcctacGGCCTCGACAAGATGCCGAAGGCCAGCGGCAGCAATGCCGCAGGGGGCAGGATGGTGCTCATCTTCGATCTTGGCGGTGGCACCCTGGACGTCTCCCTCCTCAGCGTCGGCCCGGGCGTCGACACCTTCGAGGtgaaggccgccgccggcgacacccacctcggcggcgcggacttcgaCAACGAGATGGTGAAGCACTTCATCAAGGAGTTCGTGCGGAAGCACGGCGTGGTGGAAGGCGAGGTCATGCGCAACCAGAAAGCGCTCCGGCGGCTGAGGACCGCGTGCGAGAGGGCCAAGAGGATGCTGTCCTTCATGCCGCAGGCCGGCGTCGAGGTCGACTCGCTCCACGACGGCATCGACCTCTGCACCAAGATCAGCCGCTCCCAGTTCGAGGAGCTCAACAAGCACCTCTTCGTCAAGtgcgtcgacgccgtcgccaaGTGCCTGCGGGACGCCGGGATGGACAAGGACGCCGTAAACGACGTCCTGCTCGTCGGCGGCTCCTCCCGCATCCCCAGGGTGCAGAGCATGCTCCACGAGTTCTTCCAGGAGAAGAAGCTCCGCCAGAGCGTCAACCCCGACGAGGCCGTCGCGTACGGCGCCGCCATCCAGGCCGCCGcgctcagcggcggcggcgaggccgacacCAAGAACGTGGTCCTCCGCGACATCAAGCCCCTCTCGCTGGGGATCGAGGTCAGGGATGATTTCACGATGAGCGTCGTGATCCCGAGGAACACCTTCATCCCGACGAAGAACGTGCAGCGCTACACCACGTTCCATGACAACCAGACCAAGGTGAGCATCAAGGTGTTcgagggcgagggcgcgaGCACCATGGACAACACCCTGCTCGGCAACTTCGTGCTGGCCGGAATCCCCCGGGCGCCCAGGGGGGTGCCCCGCATCGACGTGACGTTCGACATCGACACCAACGGCGTGCTGAACGTGTACGCGGAGGACATCGACACCGGGGAGAAGAACAGCATCACCATCACCAACCACAGCCGCGACGGCCTCAACAAGGAGGAAGTCGAGCGCATGTCGCAGGAGGCCAGGAGCTACAACAAGCGTAAGCGGGTCAGATCATT GATAACTTCTGGGAACATGGTGATCTTGGAGTGA
- the LOC102713675 gene encoding heat shock cognate 70 kDa protein-like — MAAASSSECGGPAVGIDLGTTYSCVAVWRHDRGEVIANGQGSRLTPSCVAFAADGAERLIGDAALNQAARNPTNTIFEVKRLIGRRFSDESVQEDIKLWPFKVVEGREGRPAIVVRHDGDERQFVPEEISAMALAKMRETAEVYLGKTVRNAVVTVPVYFSNSQRQATIDAGAIAGLNVMRIISEPTAAALAYGLEKMPVTNRDRTVLVFDLGGGTFDVSLLNVDPGVDIDMGLFEVKATAGDTHLGGTDFDNELVKHSLREFIRKHGSSDIKSNQKALRRLRTACERAKRMLSSMAETTIEVDSLHQGIDFCVTITRSRFEELNKHHFARCMEAMEGCLRDAKVDKNSVHDVVLVGGSTRIPKVQGMLREFFDGKELCRSINPDEAVAYGAAIHASVLSGGSDDDRRLVDMILREVTPLSLGVEIIGQTMSVVIPKNTAIPTKKVRNYTTLYHNQIGVDVLVYEGESASTKDNHLLGQFVLSGIPPAPAGVPGLDAIFEIDANGVLHVSAVVRDTGGKNSISITNHSGRLNKEEIERMALEAQKHKTKQIK; from the exons atggcggcggcgtccagcTCCGAGTGCGGCGGCCCGGCCGTCGGCATCGACCTCGGGACGACCTACTCGTGCGTGGCGGTGTGGCGGCACGACCGCGGCGAGGTCATCGCCAACGGCCAGGGCAGCCGCCTCACGCCGTCCTgcgtcgccttcgccgccgacggcgccgagcGACTCATCGGCGACGCGGCCCTCAACCAGGCCGCGCGCAACCCTACCAACACCATCTTCG AAGTGAAGCGACTGATTGGCCGCCGATTCAGCGACGAGTCTGTACAAGAAGACATCAAACTGTGGCCTTTCAAAGTCGTCGAAGGCCGCGAGGGCAGGCCGGCGATTGTGGTGCGGCATGACGGCGACGAGAGGCAGTTCGTGCCCGAGGAGATCTCCGCCATGGCGCTCGCCAAGATGCGGGAGACAGCGGAGGTGTACCTCGGCAAGACGGTCAGGaacgccgtcgtcaccgtcccCGTCTACTTCAGCAACTCCCAGCGCCAGGCCACCAtcgacgccggcgccatcgccggcctGAACGTCATGCGCATCATCAGCGAGCCCACCGCCGCAGCCCTCGCCTACGGCCTCGAGAAGATGCCCGTCACCAACAGAGACAGGACAGTGCTCGTCTTCGATCTTGGGGGTGGCACCTTCGACGTCTCCCTCCTCAACGTCGATCCGGGCGTCGACATCGACATGGGCCTCTTCGAGGTGAaggccaccgccggcgacacCCACCTCGGCGGCACGGATTTCGACAACGAGCTGGTGAAACACTCCCTGCGGGAGTTCATACGGAAGCACGGCTCGTCGGACATCAAGAGCAACCAGAAGGCGCTCCGGCGGCTGAGGACAGCGTGCGAGAGAGCGAAGAGGATGCTGTCTTCCATGGCGGAGACCACCATTGAGGTCGACTCGCTCCATCAGGGCATCGACTTCTGCGTCACCATCACCCGGTCCCGGTTCGAGGAGCTGAACAAGCACCACTTCGCCAGGTGCATGGAGGCCATGGAGGGCTGCCTCCGCGACGCCAAGGTGGACAAGAACAGCGTGCAcgacgtcgtcctcgtcggcggctCCACCCGCATCCCCAAGGTGCAGGGCATGCTCCGCGAGTTCTTCGACGGGAAGGAGCTCTGCCGGAGCATCAACCCCGACGAGGCCGTCGCGTACGGCGCCGCCATCCATGCCTCAGTTTTGAGCGGCGGGAGCGACGACGACAGGAGGCTGGTGGATATGATTCTGCGCGAAGTCACGCCGCTGTCGCTAGGGGTCGAGATCATAGGTCAGACAATGAGCGTGGTGATCCCGAAGAACACTGCCATCCCGACCAAGAAGGTGAGAAACTACACTACCCTCTACCACAACCAAATTGGCGTGGACGTTTTGGTGTACGAGGGCGAGAGCGCGAGCACCAAGGACAACCACCTGCTCGGCCAGTTCGTGCTGTCCGGCATACCTCCGGCGCCCGCGGGCGTACCCGGCCTCGATGCAATCTTCGAGATTGATGCCAACGGCGTCTTGCACGTGTCTGCGGTGGTGAGGGACACCGGGGGGAAGAACAGCATCAGCATCACCAACCACAGCGGTCGCCTGAACAAGGAGGAGATCGAGCGCATGGCTCTGGAGGCCCAGAAGCACAAGACGAAGCAGATCAAGTAA
- the LOC107305318 gene encoding uncharacterized protein LOC107305318 produces the protein MRRPLFLRIVDALGEWSSFFNRPGLMPIQKCTAAIRQLSNGSPADQLDEYIKIGESTAVECLKMFVEGVVEVFGGEYLRRPTTEDVERLIQLGEHRVFPGMLGSIDCMHWHWEKCLYAWKGMYTRGDHGVPTIILEAVASHDRWIWHAFFGVAGSNNDINVLNQSNLFTEQLRGEAPKVQYSVNGREYSQGYYLADGIYPEWPVFVKSIRKPQSDKHKLFAQHQEGARKDVECAFGILQSRFSILRRPARLYEQGDLQNVMLACIILHNMIIEDEKGMEEIPINLNEEASTSTVQPATITHGAIPEIAQVLERNAIIHDRFAYKQLQLDLIEHIWNKFGNSN, from the coding sequence ATGAGGAGGCCTTTATTCCTACGCATAGTTGATGCCCTTGGTGAGTGGTCTTCTTTTTTCAATCGGCCTGGCTTAATGCCTATTCAAAAGTGCACAGCGGCTATTCGTCAACTATCAAATGGCAGCCCTGCAGATCAACTTGAtgagtatataaaaattggagAAAGTACGGCGGTAGAGTGCTTGAAGATGTTTGTTGAAGGTGTGGTTGAAGTATTTGGTGGTGAGTACTTACGGCGTCCCACAACAGAAGATGTAGAGCGCTTGATTCAACTTGGTGAACATCGTGTGTTTCCTGGCATGCTAGGGAGTATTGACTGCATGCACTGGCATTGGGAGAAATGTCTCTATGCATGGAAGGGGATGTATACTCGTGGTGACCATGGTGTTCCAACTATCATTCTAGAGGCAGTTGCTTCACATGATCGTTGGATATGGCATGCCTTCTTTGGTGTCGCTGGGTCCAACAATGATATTAACGTTCTTAATCAATCTAATTTGTTCACCGAGCAACTAAGAGGAGAAGCTCCTAAGGTGCAATATAGTGTAAATGGAAGGGAATATAGCCAAGGATACTACCTAGCAGATGGTATATACCCTGAGTGGCCTGTTTTTGTTAAGTCGATACGCAAACCACAATCTGATAAACATAAGTTGTTTGCACAACACCAAGAAGGGGCAAGAAAGGATGTTGAATGTGCATTTGGAATATTGCAATCTCGCTTTAGCATTTTACGTCGACCAGCGCGTCTTTATGAACAAGGTGATCTCCAAAATGTGATGCTTGCATGTATCATCCTTCACAATATGATAATTGAGGATGAGAAGGGTATGGAAGAGATTCCTATCAACTTGAATGAGGAAGCAAGCACATCAACTGTACAGCCAGCTACAATCACGCATGGAGCTATCCCTGAGATAGCACAAGTACTAGAAAGAAACGCTATAATTCATGAtcgttttgcttataagcaactTCAGTTAGACTTGATTGAACATATTTGGAATAAGTTTGGGAATTCCAATTag